In a genomic window of Trichoderma atroviride chromosome 4, complete sequence:
- a CDS encoding uncharacterized protein (EggNog:ENOG41): MSDSFKYDVKSSARSLQVAVSTEPATKGLYQYLGRSGLKVSRVILGAMSFGAPEWQGWVLDEEESLPLLEHAFKAGIRTWDTADLYSHGRSEEIIGKAIKKFNLPREKLVILTKIYFGVTPDTLSNQPGSTITNDGELLNQTGLSRKHILDAVDKCTERLGTYIDVLQIHRLDRSIPFEESMRALNDVVVSGKVRYLGASSMAAWEFQQLQNIADRHGWHKFISMQNYHNLIYREEEHEMIPYCNNTGVGLIPWSPVARGALARPWGTRNTLREEKDQGLQLLVRGSDNQVDEAIVNRVEEVAGKIGKTMAQVAIAWTLSKNMCPIVGLNKKERIDEAVEATKFQLSQKDIDYLEELYLPKARVVL; the protein is encoded by the exons ATGTCAGACTCCTTCAAATACGATGTCAAAAGTTCAGCTCGCTCTCTACAGGTAGCAGTGAGTACGGAACCGGCCACTAAAGGCCTGTATCAATACTTGGGCAGGTCTGGCCTTAAAGTGTCAAGAGTCATTCT TGGTGCAATGAGTTTTGGAGCACCAGAATGGCAAGGTTGggttcttgatgaagaagagtcACTTCCGCTTCTAGAACATGCTTTCAAAGCCGGAATTCGAACTTGGGATACTGCCGATCTCTATTCGCACGGCCGATCCGAAGAGATTATTGGTAaagccatcaagaagttCAACCTTCCTCGAGAAAAGCTTGTCATCCTCACCAAAATCTATTTTGGCGTCACTCCCGATACTTTATCCAATCAGCCAGGCTCGACTATAACCAATGATGGCGAGCTTCTGAATCAAACGGGACTGAGCCGCAAGCATATTCTCGATGCTGTTGACAAATGCACTGAGAGACTTGGAACCTATATCGATGTGTTACAGATACATCGCCTGGACCGTTCAATCCCATTCGAGGAGAGTATGCGAGCTCTAAATGATGTGGTGGTGTCTGGAAAAGTAAGATATCTTGGAGCTTCTAGTATGGCCGCGTGGGAATTCCAACAGCTCCAAAATATTGCTGACCGGCACGGCTGGCATAAATTCATCTCGATGCAAAACTACCATAACTTGATctacagagaagaagaacacgAAATGATTCCGTACTGCAACAACACTGGCGTGGGCTTGATTCCCTGGTCACCTGTTGCTCGTGGTGCCTTGGCCCGTCCATGGGGTACTCGAAACACTCTTCGAGAGGAGAAAGACCAGGGCCTCCAACTGCTAGTTCGGGGAAGTGACAATCAGGTCGATGAAGCGATTGTCAATCGTGTTGAAGAGGTTGCAGGGAAGATTGGCAAAACCATGGCCCAAGTTGCAATTGCATGGACACTGAGCAAGAACATGTGTCCTATTGTTGGTctgaacaagaaagaaaggatcGATGAGGCTGTTGAAGCAACGAAATTTCAGCTAAGCCAAAAGGACATTGATTACCTCGAAGAACTATATTTACCCAAGGCACGAGTAGTTTTATAA
- a CDS encoding uncharacterized protein (EggNog:ENOG41), whose protein sequence is MATIRKACRNCTASKRKCTVQVPQCNRCSKKGLQCVYDLEPLSASAVDIKKDSKAASSAFNDIEFGYCIMKTLASLPSSNPGICKHEETFILDTMRIAVQSVHDLFRKGKPALFIHPGLHIRGNHNHYAMLTKNQAGSVNHPCFKHLLEVDIKAVPILEALTAVQALLIHMTISLFSSDSMEQANAERFIDILSVWTETLLIEAKPKLPAALSPWQTWLFGESVRRTILMSHGVVLLFFSLKYGFCSNCLFMESLPLDRRLGLWLAESPQAWIATAGAKLGKEVGEQLSSLHEFAQGLDMTSPDFSGDVFLTLIAIGHNGRHMNQTKGT, encoded by the coding sequence ATGGCAACTATTCGGAAAGCTTGTCGAAACTGCACAGCCTCTAAACGCAAATGCACAGTCCAAGTTCCGCAGTGCAACCGCTGCTCAAAGAAGGGACTTCAATGCGTATACGATCTCGAGCCTCTCAGCGCATCGGCAGTCGATATAAAGAAAGACTCTAAAGCCGCCTCTAGTGCATTCAATGATATTGAGTTCGGTTATTGCATCATGAAAACGTTGGCATCTCTCCCTTCTAGTAACCCAGGAATCTGCAAACATGAAGAGACATTTATATTGGACACAATGCGTATAGCTGTTCAATCAGTTCACGATCTTTTTCGCAAAGGCAAACCGGCTCTATTCATCCATCCGGGGTTACATATACGGGGCAACCATAACCATTATGCAATGTTGACTAAGAACCAAGCTGGGAGTGTCAACCACCCGTGTTTCAAACATCTGCTTGAAGTCGATATTAAAGCTGTACCAATACTAGAAGCTCTCACTGCGGTTCAAGCCCTTCTAATCCACATGACAATATCCCTATTCAGCTCGGATTCAATGGAACAAGCAAATGCTGAAAGATTCATTGATATACTCTCTGTATGGACTGAGACCTTGTTGATAGAAGCGAAGCCCAAGCTACCTGCAGCTTTATCTCCATGGCAAACATGGCTCTTTGGTGAAAGCGTTCGAAGGACTATACTCATGTCTCATGGAGTGGTTCTGTTATTTTTCAGCTTAAAGTACGGATTTTGCTCAAACTGTCTTTTCATGGAGTCACTCCCACTTGATAGAAGGCTGGGTTTATGGTTGGCCGAATCGCCCCAGGCATGGATTGCTACCGCAGGAGCTAAGCTCGGCAAGGAGGTTGGGGAGCAGCTAAGCTCCTTGCATGAATTTGCACAAGGCCTCGACATGACAAGTCCAGACTTTTCTGGGGATGTTTTTCTCACTCTGATTGCAATTGGTCATAATGGGAGACACATGAATCAAACCAAGGGGACTTAA
- a CDS encoding uncharacterized protein (EggNog:ENOG41), with translation MTPSTQSPKSVLITGCSAGGLGASLALAFRKHGYVVFATARSPEKIPATLTSLPNVHTLSLDVTSDESVYAAAKSVKATLTGKGLDVLFNNSGIGYSSSLLDLDIERAKQLYEVNFWGVIRTTQAFADLVIEAKGAIVNQGSISGESYEPFNSIYGSSKTALAIAGEAWRLELQPLGVRVITVQTGVVESEFFEGLKGFNLPETSYYRPIEDQLRRRAEGEAGYKAMRADLYAEQVARDVVSGKNGKIWRGTMAAPVKYLMWWLPTWLADYLLTGLSPGLAELSPDRRQV, from the exons ATGACACCGTCGACTCAGTCCCCCAAATCAGTACTTATTACCGGCTGCTCCgccggcggccttggcgCATCGCTCGCGTTAGCCTTCCGGAAACATGGATATGTTGTATTTGCAACAGCTCGATCCCCTGAAAAGATCCCAGCGACTCTGACGAGTCTTCCAAATGTCCACACCCTTTCGCTGGACGTGACATCTGATGAATCTGTCTATGCTGCTGCGAAGTCTGTTAAGGCAACACTTACAGGCAAGGGGCTCGATGTGTTGTTCAACAACAGCGGGATAGGCTATAGCTCAAGTCTACTGGATTTGGACATAGAGCGAGCTAAGCAGCTCTACGAGGTCAATTTTTGGGGAGTCATCCGCACGACACAAGCATTCGCTGATCTTGTAATCGAGGCAAAAGGGGCCATTGTCAACCAAGGTTCGATTTCCGGTGAGAGTTACGAACCGTTCAATT CAATCTACGGTAGCTCCAAGACGGCGTTAGCTATTGCAGGTGAGGCATGGAGACttgagctgcagccactGGGCGTGCGGGTTATAACTGTGCAAACGGGTGTTGTTGAATCGGAATTTTTTGAAGGCCTAAAGGGCTTCAATCTTCCTGAAACCTCGTACTATCGCCCCATCGAAGACCAGTTGCGGCGGAGAGCTGAAGGAGAGGCTGGATATAAGGCGATGAGGGCAGACCTATACGCCGAGCAAGTGGCAAGGGATGTGGTTAGTGGCAAGAATGGGAAGATTTGGCGGGGAACCATGGCAGCTCCTGTCAAATATCTAATGTGGTGGCTTCCGACATGGCTGGCT GATTATCTTCTTACAGGCCTTAGTCCAGGACTTGCAGAGTTGTCCCCAGATCGAAGGCAGGTATAA
- a CDS encoding uncharacterized protein (EggNog:ENOG41), whose translation MATEQALYDTAIAFINAFATLEANSHISLRAANCTHIFAPSSIKPPQPMTNEDFAAHLIKLHTIATGFPVTAKEIHVNFPKRQVIIWASAVLNFREELKGLKEGDDGKEWDYVGEYMFLLDVDEEGKICRIVEFLDSLGTERVRVLIAKAWKNAGASEKLF comes from the coding sequence ATGGCAACTGAACAAGCACTTTATGACACTGCTATAGCATTCATCAACGCTTTCGCAACCCTCGAAGCTAATAGTCACATTTCCCTCCGCGCCGCCAACTGCACTCACATCTTCGCCCCATCATCCATAAAACCACCACAGCCTATGACAAATGAAGACTTCGCTGCCCACTTAATCAAGCTTCATACAATCGCAACTGGCTTTCCAGTTACAGCAAAAGAGATCCATGTCAACTTTCCAAAACGCCAGGTTATTATCTGGGCCAGCGCTGTTTTAAATTTCAGGGAGGAACTGAAAGGTCTGAAAGAAGGCGACGATGGGAAGGAGTGGGACTATGTTGGAGAGTATATGTTTCTTTTGGATGTGgacgaagaaggaaagattTGTCGGATCGTAGAGTTTTTGGACAGTTTAGGGACTGAGAGGGTAAGAGtattaatagctaaagcTTGGAAGAACGCTGGAGCAAGTGAAAAGCTATTTTaa
- a CDS encoding uncharacterized protein (EggNog:ENOG41~TransMembrane:1 (o14-39i)): MCWITLPEDLGEVFYFYSGVQAALGAIITITSLAMSTFFQQALDYHTQWTSSGEATVPIAQNMLGKGEGTLFYDNEQVWTDNFDTALQFAPYKAIYSPPRTNFTATATCDTSNCTWQSFETLAVCNTCVNLSSRLDKTRIEVTAPIKAYDVYTNHYTLPNGFGLTGIQPQFVGTEAMYDGVLNMTTSRTANYSVPGEAVVYWDSVAFKDSGSKLISFFVIGPAPNSIPEQPDAAFLPQHSLDMSGSPQFAPPLQRLSVYSSSVSKHVAASLRTGHIRRPSYHAILTTRRDKVHDQQKSGGDHKAMDRHYTSRKRDALYPKRGDFLNDFRALL; the protein is encoded by the exons ATGTGCTGGATCACGCTTCCCGAGGACCTTGGGGAAGTTTTCTACTTCTACTCCGGCGTACAGGCGG CCCTTGGGgcaatcatcaccatcacctcTCTCGCGATGAGTACATTCTTCCAGCAGGCACTCGACTACCACACGCAATGGACCTCATCGGGGGAAGCCACAGTTCCAATCGCGCAGAACATGCTCGGCAAAGGCGAAGGGACATTGTTCTACGACAACGAGCAAGTGTGGACGGACAACTTCGACACCGCACTCCAATTTGCACCGTACAAAGCAATCTACAGTCCCCCGCGCACAAATTTCACAGCGACAGCCACCTGTGACACGAGCAATTGCACATGGCAGTCGTTCGAGACGCTCGCCGTATGCAACACCTGCGTGAACCTATCTTCACGACTGGACAAGACCAGGATTGAGGTTACCGCGCCGATCAAGGCCTATGATGTCTACACGAATCATTACACCCTGCCCAACGGATTCGGCCTAACCGGCATCCAGCCGCAATTCGTAGGGACTGAAGCCATGTACGACGGAGTTCTGAACATGACCACCTCCCGCACAGCAAACTACTCGGTCCCAGGCGAGGCAGTTGTCTATTGGGACAGCGTCGCCTTCAAGGACAGTGGCTCCAAGCTAATAAGCTTTTTTGTCATCGGGCCGGCCCCTAACTCCATCCCAGAACAACCAGATGCGGCGTTCCTTCCCCAGCACAGCTTAGACATGAGCGGGTCACCTCAATTTGCCCCCCCCCTACAGCGTTTGAGTGTCTACTCCAGTTCTGTATCCAAACACGTCGCGGCGTCTTTACGAACGGGACATATACGGAGACCGTCCTATCACGCCATATTGACGACTCG CAGGGACAAAGTTCACGATCAACAGAAAAGCGGTGGTGATCACAAGGCAATGGATAGGCACTATACTAGTAGGAAACGTGACGCTCTCTACCCCAAGAGGGGGGACTTTCTCAACGACTTCAGGGCGCTTCTATAG